The uncultured Mailhella sp. genome segment ATGCACGAGATAGGAGCCGGGCATGTACAGGGAGGCAGGCCGGGCGGCGGCCACTTCTGCCGCCCGCATGATGGCTTCCGTGTCGTCCGTCACCCCGTCGCCCTTCGCGCCGAAGTCCTTCACGTTGACGATGTCGGCGAACCGCTCGCCCAGAGTTCTTGATTCCGTGCTGCCGTCTGCGGTGACGAGGCGGCCGGAAATATCGTGCCCGGGCTTGCCCGCGTCGCCGAATCCGGTAACCCAGTAGTAGCCGTCCGCGCCGCTCTCCACCTCGGCGAGGCTCTTTTTGATGATGGGAATGCCCGAGACGTAGCGCTTGATGTAGTCCTCGGCGTCCGCAACGATGCCCACGGATTTCAGGATGTCGGCAACGGCCTTCCAGAAGGCGGCCATGTAGTCTTCAGGCTTTGTGTTCGACGTGACGGGAACTTTCACGGCGCGGCCGGTCTGTTCCCTGAGTTCCTGCCTCTCCGCGCAGGCTATGTCGAGCGCGTCCTCGATTTCGTGCGGATCAAAACGCGTTCCGGTGATGTACCTGTCCTGCTGCACGAAGGGCATGGCGCGGCGTATGTGCAGCTTGAACCCTTCGGGAAGCGGCGAAGGCAGCGACACCGTGCCGCCCGTCTCCGTCACGGACACGGAAGCCTGCGACGTTATGTTCGTCTCCACGCCTTCGGCATCAGCCTGCGTCACGAGAATCTGCGACGGTTTCCACACCTTGAAATCAAAGGGAAATTCGGTCGCAACGCCGTTCCCCACATACATCACGCTGCTTTTATCCTTGGAAATGCTCATATCACCACGTCTCCCTTGACAGCAGCCATGCATCCGGCCGCATCCTGCTTGCTCTCTCGCTTGCGTCCTGTCCGTCTGCCTGCGGAATGGCCATCTTATAAAGCTGAACCAGCTCCTGCACCTTGCCGGAACTGTTCTTGAGCAGGGGCACGGCAATGAGCGAGGCCAGCTTGCGGGCCATGGCCATGACGAAAAGCTCATCCCACAGACTGACCTCTTCCACGTCCATGGTCACATCGGCCATGGCCTCATCCACGTCGGAAAGGATGATCCTGCCGCCGTCGGCGTTCATGGTCTTCCACGGCCTGGGAAGCGGCTCCCTGTTGCGGCCGTCGTGCACGGCATGGATTTTCAAGGCGCCGTCCGGCACGCCGTAGCAGAAGCGCCACTGACCGGAATACACGTCGGGCATGGCCTTTTCCGCAAGCAGCACGCGGCGCTGCGCAAAGCCGTACGGATAGTCGCGAAGCGCCGCCCGCCTTGCGGTATCCCAGTAAAGCTCGCACTGAATGGCTTCCGGCACCCGTTCATTGGGAGAGGCCACGGTGCGCGTTCCCACAAAGCCGAGCGCCATGTTGTAAATGTCCAGTTTTCCTGATGTCGATGCCATGGCAAACTCCTTTGCTTCCATTGTGGCACACCGAAGAGCTGCGGCACACAGGGCACAAAAAAGGCGGGGTTTCCCCCGCCTCACGGCTTGCGTTATGCTCTTTTACCCGACGATTCTTCCGGCGTCGATGTACATGCCCGCTTCATAGGGCTGACTTTCTTCGCGCACCACGGCGGCAAAAATTTTGCCCGCGCTGAACGAACCGGACGGCGTGGCCGACATCTTGAGCCACGGCTTTGTCACGCCTGCCGGGAGAAAGCGCCAGCCGATGGTCCTGCCGACTTTGAGGTCGGCAAGGGGCACGGTGACTTCGGAGCCGGGCACATCGTCGTAACTGCCGGATTCGCTGTCGCTCTGCGTCAGCTTGAAGTCGATGGACGTGCCTCCGGCAAAGTCCTCTTCCACCACCATGGCGCAGATGTGGATAGGTTCCGCCCTGCCCGGCTTCAGAAGGGAAGTCAGGCCCACGGCGCTGCCGGTCACCTCACCGGACGTGACGGGAACCGAATCGAAAAAAACGGCATTGGAATCAATGAGCATGGCTCCTCCTAGGAAAGCACGGCTTCGGTGGAAAGGATGGCGTCGCACTGGCGGATGGGGCGGCCGTGCAGATTGGGCACGGCCTTGCTGGCGAAGTATTCGCCATAGACCAGATGCACATTGCCCGCGTCGGTGGCCTGAAGTTCCAGAGCCATGAGCACATCCTGATTGCAGTACCAGACGGCGCGATCGCGCAGGTGCGGAGGCATCATGTTCTTGGCCCTGATGGTCAGGGCCTGAAGATCGATGAAGCCGGATTCCCCCTTGCGAAGCGAGAGCTTTGTGGAGTCCAGATTGCAGATGCGCACCACGGCGCGCCAGTCGCGCAGGGCAAGACCGCACTTCCAGGTGTAGAGATCGCCCACGCACTGGAACTTCTTGCCGTCTTCGTCGAAGGTCATGTACTTGCCGAGATCCTCATTCTTGAGTCCGCCCGTGCTGCCCTTGGGGTAAATGCCGTGCACGGAGCTGCTGCCCCAGCTGATGAGGTACATGGAGGTCTCCTTGCCTTCGGAACTGCCTCCGGCGTCGATCACGTTGGGACTCGTTTTGCTGGGATAGCGCATGGCAAGTCCGTTGAACTCGTCGGGCGTCTTGTTGTGGTTGCCGTAAAAGAGCGTGCCGGCCACCTTCTGACGCATGGCCTCGGCAAAGGCCTTGCCCTCGGAAAGACGAAAGGCCTTTGCCTTGTCGCCGTAGAGCTCGATTTCGGCCACGTCCAGCTCCATGCGGGCTTCCAGCATGCCGCACTCTTCCTTCACCTGGCTCCACTCGCTCTTGCTGGGCGGCGTGCCGTGGTAGAGCCTGCGCCAGTACACGGCGGGAAGGCCCGTGCGGATGCGCGTCAGATGGCCGTCGGTCTGATTCGATTCCATCCACTGGACATCGCTCAGTATGTCGTTGGTCTGGTTCATGAGTTCGATGATGTCGCCCGCAGGCTGGCCTTTGTAGAAGTCTTCCAGCTCGGCCAGCGTGGCGACAAGTCCCTTTTCATACGCCATGACAACGTCTCCTTGTCGGGGTTATGGTTATACCTTCATGTCCGGGTACATGCGCTCTTCCAGAGGGATATCCCGGCTTTTTCCTGTGCCGCTTCGGCCGATGAACTCATGCTCCTTCATGGCTCTGCCCACGCGGGCCATGGCGCGGATGATCATGGGATTGTGCTGGTATCTGGTCTCCCGCAGAAAGGCCCGGAGCTCTCCGTCGGGGTCAACAAGACCGAATCCCCGCACGGCGTCGGCTCTGGTCGCCTTCCAGTTCGCGCCCCCGAATTCCTTGTCCGCCTGTATCTCCCTGTGCCATCCGTCGAGCACCTGCGCTTCCTGCTGCCCCCGCCAGGCCACGTCGTCGGCATACTGCTTCTTGTGCCAGTCGAGCACGGCCTGCGCCTGCTTCTTCGAGAGTCCGGCCTTGAAGCACGTTTCGGAAAAGGAGCGGAGATTTTCCTCCGGCATGGGGAAGTCCTCCGCCGCCTCAAGCACATACTGCTCAGGCGCGGCGTCTTCGGACTTTTGCTTGGCCTGTCCTTCTCCATCAGCCTTGGGCTCAGCAGCCGGTTCATCAGCGATTCCTCCGGCATCTTCCGGCGTCTGCGCTTCCGCCTGCACGCCCTCTTCGGTGATCACTTCGTCGGCAATGCCGCCGTCTCTGTCGTCCATGGTGATTACTCCTTGTTTTCCAGAAGCATAGCAGCGCAGCCCGCTGCGGCACACACTTCAAGAATCTGCAGGCCGAAAGAACGCCTTCCCGCACTCCACACGGCAAGACGCTCATCCCGCGGATACGCCTGCTCAAACACGCCGCATTCGGCCATGATCCAGCGCAGAAAGAACTTTCCGTCGTTCGTTTTTGCAAGGTCGCGCACCACGCCGGAGAGTTTGACGAGTCTTTCCCTGCGCTTTTCATCTCTGTCGCTCTGCTCAGGTACATTGATCCAGTCGTCATTCATGATTACAGACTCCCCAGACCGCCGAGTATGGAGCTCATGAGCGTCTGCCCGTCGGCCCCCGTCGGCGTCTGTCCGAGGTTTTTGGCCGCTGCCGTCACGTCCACGGCCTGCCGTGCCTGCATCACGGCTTCCTGCTGCTGTGCCGCCTGCGCCTCACGCCGGGCGCGCTGCGCCCTCACTGCCGCCGTCTTCACGTCGTCGCGCATGCAGCTTTCCGGCATGCCTATCCTGTCGAGATACGTCTTGCCCATGGCGTCGAAGTCGAGCACGTCCAGAACGTCCGGCTGCA includes the following:
- a CDS encoding major capsid protein, translating into MAYEKGLVATLAELEDFYKGQPAGDIIELMNQTNDILSDVQWMESNQTDGHLTRIRTGLPAVYWRRLYHGTPPSKSEWSQVKEECGMLEARMELDVAEIELYGDKAKAFRLSEGKAFAEAMRQKVAGTLFYGNHNKTPDEFNGLAMRYPSKTSPNVIDAGGSSEGKETSMYLISWGSSSVHGIYPKGSTGGLKNEDLGKYMTFDEDGKKFQCVGDLYTWKCGLALRDWRAVVRICNLDSTKLSLRKGESGFIDLQALTIRAKNMMPPHLRDRAVWYCNQDVLMALELQATDAGNVHLVYGEYFASKAVPNLHGRPIRQCDAILSTEAVLS